In the Pelagicoccus albus genome, TCAAGCTCGAGAACGTTCAGATCTCCGACCTCGGTACTGCCAAGCGCGTTACCGTTGATAAGGAAAGCACTACCATCGTCGAAGGTGCTGGTTCTGCCAACGACATCCAAGGCCGCGTAAAGCTCATCCGCCGTCAGATCGAAGAAACCTCTTCTGACTACGATCGTGAAAAGCTCCAGGAGCGTCTCGCGAAGCTCGCTGGTGGTGTTGCAGTTATCAATGTTGGTGCTGCCACTGAGCCAGACATGAAGGAAAAGAAGGCTCGTGTTGAGGACGCTCTCCACGCCACACGCGCCGCGGTTGAAGAAGGCATCGTCCCAGGTGGTGGTGTTGCTCTCATCCGTGCAGCCAAGGCGATCGATGCGCTCGAGCTCGAAGGCGACGAAAAGATCGGTGCCCAGATCATCAAGACTGCGGTTGCTGGTCCAATCCGTCAGCTTTGCGCCAACGCTGGTGTTGAAGGTTCTGTAGTTGTGAAGGAAGTACTTTCTCAGGAAGGTAACATGGGCTACAACGTAGCAACCGACACTTACGAAGACCTCCTCAAGGCAGGTGTCGTAGACCCAACTAAGGTAACACGTTCTGCTCTGCAAAACGCGGCTTCCATCTCCGGTCTACTCCTCACAACTGAGTGTATGATCACCGACCTCCCAGAAGAAAAGCCAGCTGCTGGCGCTCCAGACATGGGCGGCATGGGTGGTATGGGTGGAATGGGCGGCATGATGTAGTCCGTCACTGGTTACACACCTTTTCTATATACGTACCTATTATTTCAAGCGGTCCCAGCAGTGGGGCCGCTTTTTTTGTGCCCCGAACAGCTCTAGCTCTTCGTAGCGAGCTTGTCTTGGAAGCCGCATAGGCCCAAGGAAGATCCGTTGTAAACGAATAGACTAGGGCCCGCTGGTGGGTTATCTTCTAGATCGGCTATCGCCGTTTTGTAGTGCTTAACCGAATATGTGGGGTCTAATAGAAGGCCCTCCGATCGAGCTATTTGGCGACAAGCTTCGAACAGGCTTTGATTAACGGATCCAAACTTTGGCGAGATGGTCGGAGCTCGAAAACGTACCTGAACCGTGGCGTTTAGCTCCAAGTCGTAGGTTTGAAGGAGTTCGTTTCGGAAACTGTCTAGCTGTCCTCGAACCCCAGCCTCCGTTTCCGCGATCAATGTCACAACAATCTCGCGATCTGCCGGCTTTGTTTGGTCCAGTAATTCAAGTCCCAGAATCAAACCCATGGCACTAAGTCCAGTTCCGCAATCGATGTAGACACGATGAAATTTGAGCTCGTTTTCTTCCTCGTTGCGGTGGATGTCTTCAGCCAAGGTCAGGGCTCCAATTAGTCCCTCAAAACCGCTGCATCCCTCCTTTAGAAGCAACGTTTCTCCGTCACTTTCTAAGAGTGCTTTACTAGCAATATCCTCCACGCACTCCCAGTCCTTGCGGGAAACCCAAACTCTTTCGTTTTCTTCGAGGAGCATATCTAGGAAGAGGCTATTACCACGAAGCGAGCGATCGCCTGCCTCGCGAATAAAGGCCAACGGTTTGATCCCGTTTTCTTTCAATAGTTGTGCCAGCCCAACCAGATTATTGGAGTTTGGCCCTCCAATAATGCCCACTTTACGAATACGTTTCTTTTTTAAGTAGGGAAGGAGACTAGCGTATTTACGCAATTTGCTTCCCGATATGCCAGAGCTCAACTCGTCCTCCCTCTTAATCCAGAGTGGTAAATCGGGTGAGGCCGCTGACCTATGGATTCTCGTAGCTCGAGCGAGTTCATAGTTTATCCGGCTTTTTATCTCTGAAGGAAGTTGGCTCATGGGAGTTTTGAGAATATTTCTTCCAGAGGAGCTATGCAAATTCCTGAATCGGCGATCGATTGGATACGTTTTTGAAGTCCAGCTTTGAAGGCTGCGTAGCTAGTTGTATCCGTGTGGTGGGGACGATGGTGCAATGCGGTCAATATCGATTCGATTTCCCGGCAGAGTTTGGAAGCTAGTGGGCTGAGGTAAGTGTCGCAGAAACGTTCCCAGATATAGTCAGTGGCGATTTGATTCGGGTGAGTTAGATCGCTCGAGTAGAATCGATAGTCCCGCAATTCGTCCAAGAGGATTTCGTAAGAAGGGAAGTAGTCGATCTGGATGCTCGAGTTCTCGAGTTCGTGACACGCCAGTATCAAGGTAGACTTGCTCCGGTTGTTTTCGATCAACCCATCTCTCAAATGGCGAACCGGGCTTACGGTAAGGCAAACTTTAGCCCTTGGGAGTCTTTCCGTTAAATTCGAAATGGAATCTACGATCTCTTGGGTTTTTAGGATTCGGCGAGTAAACTTTTCGAGAGGAAGCCGATGATTGTGGGCAACGATTGTGTCCGCTCCCTCGGTTTGGTAGATCCAAGCAGATCCCAAAGTGAGGCAGAGCAAGTCGCAGTTAAGCAGGGACTCTCGAAGGAGGACGAGAGCGTCGTTAGCTCTGGAAATACTCTCTGAAAGCGAAGTACTTGCTAAGGAGCTGTGGATGATGAAATGTCGCCAAAGCTCCTGATGTTGGAAGAACTCATCCTCCGCAAAGGTTTGCTTATCAAGTGCCCTTGTTGCCAGCTCAGAGATCGCGACGGGATTGTAAAGTGTGCCAAACGGGTTCGACACACAGTCGAATAGGCGTGCTTCCAGTCGGCTGCCTAACTCCTCCGCGAAACAGGAACCCAAAGAAACGAACACGTCGTCGTGGCTGTATTTCAGGTGGGAATACGGAATTTCTACCTTGGTCTGCAACCGCATGCCCTAATGGAAATGGCACCTCCCGCAATCGAGGCAAGAGATCTCATTGCTTGGCGGCTAAAATCGTGACGGGACTCAATTCAGATGCTCCTTTTCCAAAATGAAGCTTTGAATCTGAAATCCTTGCATGCGAAAAACTGATCAGTGAACACCGTTATCCTCGCAGATCAGCCTGTCGCTCCCTCGAAAGTCGTCTGCCTCGGCAGAAATTATGTGGAGCACATTGCGGAACTTGGTAACAGCCGGCCGGAGCAGATGGTTTTTTTCTTCAAACCGAATTCATCTATTTCGGCGGATCTCAAGTCATCTCATGGGGGAGAGGAACTGCACTATGAAGCGGAGATTTGCTTCGGAGTAGTCGGTGGGACGCTCGCTTACATCGGGTTTGGTTTGGACTTAACGAAGCGAAAGCTCCAATCGGCTCTGAAGACGAATGGCTTGCCTTGGGAGCGTGCCAAGGCTTTCCAAGGGTCGGCTGTCTTCAGTGAGTTTCAGAAATTTTCGGGCAACACAGATGAGCTGGAAGTTGAGCTCTTAATCGACGGGGTGCAGACTCAGATTGGGTCGGTGGAACAAATGATAAACCGACCAGAAGAGATATTGGAGGAGGCCAAATCTTTCACTGAATTTGAGGATTTCGATATCCTGATGACCGGTACTCCGAAGGGTGTGGGGACTGTGTCGCCAGGCTCCGTCTTCGAAGGCGTGGTCAGCCAACGTGGAGTGGAGTTGACTCGAGCCAAGTGGTTGGCTCAATGAAAGGGCTCTGGTTTCGAGGCGGCCGCTACGATTTGGCCCATAGCTGTCTCTAATCCTTTATTTAGGGCTCTGTAGCCTGCCTCGCTTAAGTGAAGCGTGTCCAAGGAATATTCCGCGGCGATATATTTTCCGTCTCTCAAAATCGAATCGCAATCTAGCACCGTGACTCTCGGGTATTCAAAGGCTAGGAGACGCTGATTCATATCGTCGATGGCCTGATTGACTTCGTCAGACCAGAGAGGTTTGCGAAGTAGCTCAATAGGAGCGGGCGGAAAAATGGTGGTTAGAGCGACTTGGACCCCTTGGTCGCTCAGCCGTATGGCCATGCCCGTAATGTTTTGGTAGGTTTGCTCAAAGGTCGATTCTTGCGTGCCCGGGAGTACGGCAATGGTCTTCAGGTCATTGTCGCCCATCTGTAGCAGGACGATATCGGGATCGAGGTCCAAGCAGTCTTCCTGGAGGCGTCCGAGGATTTGAGGCGTTGTTTCGCCGCCTATGCCGCGATTCACTATTTCCAGGTCCCCCCAATTGGTTGGATGGTATGGTTCCCACATCGCGCAGCGGGATTCGCCAAGTATGATAAGGCGCGTTTTGGTTTTAGCCGCCGCCAAGAGAGCTTGGTTGCTTTGCTGAAAGCGACTGCTGATCGGGGTGATCCGTACCGCTGCCTCGCGTGCGTGGTATTCGTAGGCTTTTTTGAATAAGAACAGGTTTCCCGCGATGGAAAAGCCCAGTCCTAAGACCAAGATGACGATGATTATAAGATAAGCGGAAGGCCTCATACTTCGATATTGGAGTTACTAGGCTTGGCGAACTTGCAGTAAGCTTCAACTGGATAAGGATTTCTTCGCTAGAATCCCATTGCGTGACTCAGTCAGCCCCTCTAGTTGGGTTCTGCTTTCGAATAAATGCTGACCAAAGAGATTAAAAAGTTCATCGCAGACCATGCTAAGCATTCGCCGGAGCAGTTGGCTCTATTGGCGGGTAAGTACCCTGATTTGCCGATGCCGTTCATCGCCCAACAAGTGAAAGGGCGAGCTCGAATGCGTTCGAAATTGCCCTCGTGGCACGAAAATCCAGACATCGTATTTCCGCAATCCCTCTCGCTAGAGCAATGTACCTCCGAGCTGGTCGCCAGGTACCGTTCCACTCTACTGGAGGGAAATACAGCCTTCGACCTCACCGGTGGCTTTGGTGTAGATGGACGCTTCTTAGCGGAGCGATTCGAGCGCTATTTCTACAACGAGCGAGATGAGGAGCTCGCCAAGGTGGCGGAGTCCAATTTTGCGGTTTTCGGCTTGGCGGAAAAGGTTGCTTGTTCTGTTGGCGATGGGCTGGAGGCATTGCGGGCCCACACCGGGGAGCTCGATTTGATATATGTGGACCCAGCCCGTCGCGACCAGCGGAGTTTCAAGGTTTCGGCCTTGGTAAGCTGCGAGCCCAATATTTTGGAAACCTGGGATGAAATGCTGGGGCGCGCTAAGCAGGTGGCTGTTAAGACTTCACCAGGGCTCGACTTGAGCAGCGTGTTAAACGACCTCCATAGCATCGAATCGATTTACGTGATCTCGGTTGAAAACGATTGCAAGGAGCTCTTCCTGAAGGCCCGGAAGGGTTTCGAGGGGGAAGCGACAATCCATTGCGTGAATCTGAGAAAGGGGGGAGGCGTTGATGAATTGTCATTCAAGCTTTCAGACGAAAAGGAGGCGGACGGTGAGTTCGCTCCACCTGGCAAATATTTGCTCGAGCCCAACGCTTCCATCATGAAGGCAGGCGGCTTCAAGTCGGTATCCAAAAAATGGGGGCTCAAAGCTCTAAACCCACGGACGCGACTCTACGGAGCCGATGAAATAGTAGAAGATTTCCA is a window encoding:
- a CDS encoding pyridoxal-phosphate dependent enzyme — its product is MSQLPSEIKSRINYELARATRIHRSAASPDLPLWIKREDELSSGISGSKLRKYASLLPYLKKKRIRKVGIIGGPNSNNLVGLAQLLKENGIKPLAFIREAGDRSLRGNSLFLDMLLEENERVWVSRKDWECVEDIASKALLESDGETLLLKEGCSGFEGLIGALTLAEDIHRNEEENELKFHRVYIDCGTGLSAMGLILGLELLDQTKPADREIVVTLIAETEAGVRGQLDSFRNELLQTYDLELNATVQVRFRAPTISPKFGSVNQSLFEACRQIARSEGLLLDPTYSVKHYKTAIADLEDNPPAGPSLFVYNGSSLGLCGFQDKLATKS
- a CDS encoding GSCFA domain-containing protein produces the protein MRLQTKVEIPYSHLKYSHDDVFVSLGSCFAEELGSRLEARLFDCVSNPFGTLYNPVAISELATRALDKQTFAEDEFFQHQELWRHFIIHSSLASTSLSESISRANDALVLLRESLLNCDLLCLTLGSAWIYQTEGADTIVAHNHRLPLEKFTRRILKTQEIVDSISNLTERLPRAKVCLTVSPVRHLRDGLIENNRSKSTLILACHELENSSIQIDYFPSYEILLDELRDYRFYSSDLTHPNQIATDYIWERFCDTYLSPLASKLCREIESILTALHHRPHHTDTTSYAAFKAGLQKRIQSIADSGICIAPLEEIFSKLP
- a CDS encoding class I SAM-dependent methyltransferase, which gives rise to MLTKEIKKFIADHAKHSPEQLALLAGKYPDLPMPFIAQQVKGRARMRSKLPSWHENPDIVFPQSLSLEQCTSELVARYRSTLLEGNTAFDLTGGFGVDGRFLAERFERYFYNERDEELAKVAESNFAVFGLAEKVACSVGDGLEALRAHTGELDLIYVDPARRDQRSFKVSALVSCEPNILETWDEMLGRAKQVAVKTSPGLDLSSVLNDLHSIESIYVISVENDCKELFLKARKGFEGEATIHCVNLRKGGGVDELSFKLSDEKEADGEFAPPGKYLLEPNASIMKAGGFKSVSKKWGLKALNPRTRLYGADEIVEDFQGRVFEILEDTSIGGKEAKKLFPKKKANVISRNSGMTAEELRKKLGLKEGGELFAIGAAVTGVGRRLYSCRLVKS
- a CDS encoding fumarylacetoacetate hydrolase family protein → MNTVILADQPVAPSKVVCLGRNYVEHIAELGNSRPEQMVFFFKPNSSISADLKSSHGGEELHYEAEICFGVVGGTLAYIGFGLDLTKRKLQSALKTNGLPWERAKAFQGSAVFSEFQKFSGNTDELEVELLIDGVQTQIGSVEQMINRPEEILEEAKSFTEFEDFDILMTGTPKGVGTVSPGSVFEGVVSQRGVELTRAKWLAQ
- a CDS encoding SGNH/GDSL hydrolase family protein — encoded protein: MRPSAYLIIIVILVLGLGFSIAGNLFLFKKAYEYHAREAAVRITPISSRFQQSNQALLAAAKTKTRLIILGESRCAMWEPYHPTNWGDLEIVNRGIGGETTPQILGRLQEDCLDLDPDIVLLQMGDNDLKTIAVLPGTQESTFEQTYQNITGMAIRLSDQGVQVALTTIFPPAPIELLRKPLWSDEVNQAIDDMNQRLLAFEYPRVTVLDCDSILRDGKYIAAEYSLDTLHLSEAGYRALNKGLETAMGQIVAAASKPEPFH